The DNA segment GAGAGATCTGAAGCGTCCAGAACGATATCCTCTGAGCCTGTGCACCTCCCCGTGGGCACAACCTCGAAGAACGTTAGCTCATGCGCGCACGCTTCGCGCGCGAGGTCATGGAACCTCTGCAGATGTTCGATGTTATCGTGTCTCAACACCACATACAGATCGACCAGCAGCCCTGCGTTCAGAGCATGCCTTATGGCGTTCATGGCCTCTCTATACACACCCTTTCGCCCACGGATGGCGTCGTGCTCATCCTCCACCGGGCTGTCCAGACTCACATTCACCGCCTGGAGCCCCGCATCCCTGAGCCGCCTCGCGAGGCCCTCGGTGAATCCAGCGCCGGAGGTGAACATTGTGGTCACAGCCCGATCATCCACACAGCTCACAAGCTCAGGCAGCTCCCTGTACAGACAGGGCTCTCCGCCATCGAATATTATGAGTGTGGATCCGAGATCGAGCGCCTGATCTATTATCCTCTGGACATCTTCAGGCTCAAGACTGAGATGTTTTCCTGTATCGGGCAGTGCGCAGTGCCTGCATCGGTTGGGGCACTCCTCTGTCACAGATATCGTGATCTGATCAGGGGTTCTTCTGCCGAGGGATGCGAGGATCTGGCTCCTCACGAAGCGATCGAAGGCCCTGCTCGGGACAGGCGGCAGCCAGGTCGATATGTAAAGAGACTCTCCAGCGAATGCCGGAATGTTTCCGTCGATCATCGAGAGGGCAGATGAGATCGCCGGAAGCTTTGAGAGAAGACCATCAGCTCTGACCCTTATTCTCCCAGAATCGACGGATGCTGTCGCCTTTAAAACAGGAGTGTCGCAGAGCTTGTATCTCAAACGATCACCGCTTGTAGACCTCATCCGGCTCGAAAACCCTCTCGCCGACTATCCTCCCGTCCAGTGTCCTGTAGAAGCAGGATCTGTATCCGGTGTGGCACGCCCCTCCCCTCTGCTCAACCTTCAGGAGAATCGCGTCCTCATCGCAGTCTATCAGAATCTCCTTCACTATCTGCTCATTTCCTGAGGTCTCCCCCTTCCGCCACAGCTTCCCCCGCGACCTCGACCAGTAGTGCGCAACTCCTGTCTCGAGCGTTTTGGAAAGCGCGATGCTGTTCATGTATGCCAGCATCAGCACCTCTCCTGTCTTCCAGTCCTGTGCCACTGCTGGAATCAGCTTGCCATCGGGAATCTCTACCATGCCCATCAGCCTCATGATCAGACGCGTGCGTTATAAAGCTTGGTGCTGTGCTGCTGTGTTGAATAATTGAGACCTAAAAGGTCGATCGATATCGATTTTTACTATAATTGTAATTTGTATGATTTGGGTCTCTGCTACCGGATTCCCAAATATTATTCAACACAGCATGCTGTGCCGTTCAACTCCGATCCAGCGCTCGGCATTCACACGGAGGAGTTTACGCCACCATGTACAGGAGGATCTTCTGCATCAGCCCTTAACTACGCTCCCCCGGATTCACATGAGTTCCTGCATCCTCCAGCCACAGAATATCCCGATCGCAAAAGATATATCCAAAAAACTTGACCTTGAACCAATTAAGTTTAACAGGTGTCCTGCTTGGAGGTTGCAATCGCACTTGGGGTGGTTGTGGGTCTGCTGATATTCGCCTTGAAGGCCGGCATGGGATGCGGGCTTGCGCATCTCAGCTGGAGGGGGATCATGCTGTTTGCGTCTGGCTATCTGCTTGTGGCCACAGGTATGGGTCTCCTGATAGATCATCTGTCTATTGATATGATGGCAGGCGTGATCAGAGCAGGCGTGACGATGCACGCGATTCTTGCTCTCTGTCTCATCGCTCTCGGAATGCTCACGGTGAGAGAGTGGAGATGCTCTGGCAGGGACATGTCGCGCAAAACGTTCTGGGCGCTTTCGATCCCCTGTCCTGCATGCATGGCGGCGACGTTCCTCTCATGCAGCGTGCTCGCGGATCTCCTCAGCATCTCCCCTGCGAGAATCGGCGCAGCTGTGGGCATCATCCTCTTCGTGACAATCTCCTCGGTCTCACTGCTTCTGAGAAGGCTTCAGGGTGGTCCTGGCATCATGGGGAACGTGATGATGCTCCTGGGGGGATTTTACATCATCTCGATAATGCTCCTGCCGTCGTACATCCAGATGCATGAGGTGACAGTGAGATTCGCAGCACCCGAGATGCATTCTGAGCTGGTTCCCGCTTATCTGATATTGATCATGCTGATCTCCCTGGGATACGTCATCCGGAAGAAAGGTGTGACGGTATGATCTACGAGACAGCTGTCAGCCTTCTCTACGTCTTCTCCACATCTCTGCTCTATCCCGATATAATCGGCCTGCTTGTTCTGTTCGGCTGGTCGCTCATCCTGCTGGGGTCCCTGATCCAGGAGTACACATCCAGGAGGAGAGATATCGGGGAGCTGGAGGAGATCACGCTCAGGGCAGCCTCACTTGCAAACTCCGGGATGTCGAAGGAGGCCGCCGAGGTCCTCAGGGGGTACAGATCCCCGCAGCTCTCCGGTGTTCTCATGGAGATGGCGGGCTCCCTGGAGGGAAGCATGCTTCACATCAGGCTCGACAAGATCCTCCAGGATGCTGAGCTGGACCTCGCCAGGAGGCTCGAGCCTCTGCGCATCGGTCTCAGGGTCGGCCCGATACTTGGGCTGATGGGCACACTGATACCAATGGGCCCAGCGCTCGTGAGCCTCTCGAAAGGTGATGTGCAGTCCATGGCGGCGAGCCTGATAATAGCGTTTGCAACGACTGTGATAGGACTGGTCGTTGGCGGGATATGCTACTGTTCTCTTCTGATCAGAAACAGATGGTACCATCAGGACCTGAGCGATGTGGAATACGCTGCTGATATACTGAGGAGGGCCATGAATGAGAGACCGGACGGGCGTTCTGGATGAGATCGACGGGGACCCGATGGAGGGCGTCGCAAACCTCTTCGATGTCGCGATGGTCTTCGCCGTGGCGCTTCTGCTCGCGCTCGTCACTGCTTACAACATCTCAGAGCTTCTCGATCCCACATCCAGCGTCACCGTCGTTAAGAACCCGGGCGAGCCGGACATGCAGATAATAATCAAGAACATGAGCAGCATTCAGATCCTGAACATGACAGAGCAGCTGGGTGGGGGGCAGGGAATCCGCATAGGCACAGCATACCGCCTGAAGAGCGGCCAGGTGATATACGTGCCGGAGAATGAGACGCCACCAGCTGCTTGATCTAGAGACGGATTGCGTATCGTTAGCTCACTGCCGTACGGCATTAAAACCACCGGCACATATCCCGGTGGGGATATCAGTGATGTGGATCAAGGAGCAGGAGGTGATCGAATGGACGTTACCCTTCTCGGCACAGGCGCAGGAATACCGCAGGCAGACCGTGCGCAGGCATCGATTCTCCTTCATGACGAGGATCTGCTGCTCATCGACTGCGGTGCGGGCGCTCTTTTCAGACTGGGCGAGCTCGGCCTAAGCCCACTGGAGATCGAGACAGTGCTTCTGACACATCTGCATCTTGATCATGTGTCAGATCTCCTTCCGCTTGCAAAGGCGCGGTACCTTCTCGGCGAGCCGTGGCTCAAGGTCTTCGGACCTGCCGGCACGGATCAGCTGGTCAGATCCCTGCACTCTCTGTACCCTTATCTGCAATCGATAAAGCTGGAGGTCACCGAGATCGGGGCGGGATGCAGATTTGAGATATGTGGGCTCGACGTGCGGACCGTATCCGCAGTCCACAGCGTGCCAGCGCTCTGCTACAGGATCGAGGGCTCATCGACAGTCGCATGCTCCGGGGACACAGAGCCGAGCGCAGGTGTCTCTGAGCTTGCAGCCGGATCCGACCTGCTCGTCCACGAGTGCTCGTTTCCGGATGGATTTGATGTGACGAACCACACCACCCCCACACCACTCGGCCGGATCGTGAGAGATGTCGGGGAGATCGTGCTCACACACTTCTATCCCCACTGCAGAGGTCTTGAGGATGAGATGGCGCGCACGGTGGAGGGGATCTCCGGGATCAGGACCAGAGCAGGAAGGGATCTGATGGGCCTGAAGATGTCTGGATGACGTACCGGGTTCACTGGCGGAGTCAGATGTTTCGCAGGACGAGGGCGCGTGACTGGAAGATGAGCGTATACAGCTCGGGATAAAGATGTGCTCGCAGAGGTCTCAGCTAGGTGCTGACACCCTCCCCGTGCCCGGAGAAGGAAGCAGAGAGATCCTACTCCCTCCTCCACATCCCAGCTGCCACCAGCAGGAGCACGAATAGCACGAGTGCCATCCCGAAGAGTGGCGCTCCTGATACAGAGGGAGTTGCTGCAGCAGTGACATTCTCCATCACGTATCCCCTCACGTCCACGGTCTCTGTTTCAGACTTTTTCTCCATCTCAGACCCGACACCCTGGGGGAGAGTGCTGTTGTACGGATGCCTGGAGCGCGAGGAGCTTCCAGACCTCACAGGCTGAGCTGCCGGAGATCCCTCCGCGGGAACGGAAAGCATCCCGCTCATGTACTCGTTCAGGAGAAGATTGCCGCATGTGTGGTGGCAGCACGCAACCCCGTAATCATCGACAAGATCCCTGTACCGCTCTGCGAGATCCTCCAGGACCTCGGGCGATGGGTGCCATCTCTCCTTTCTTGCAGTCTCTAAAAGCCTCGCGTCCATCACCTGCGCTGCCCATGGGTTGTTCTTCCTGAAGAAATCCTGCAGCCCCAGGTTGTATTTGTCCTCCACATAGATGTCGTGGACCTCGTTCCATGTGTTCTCGCTCACAAGCTCTGGCACCGTCGCCTCCCATCCCCACAGGTACTCGACGAACCTGTCCATCTCCCTCGCCCCGGAGTACCCCTGCTCCATCATCCCCTGGATCCACCGGGGGTTGTAGTACCTCGTCCTCAACTCCTTTGAGAAGAACTCTCCGAGCTCATGGATCCTTTCCTTCCTGGGATCCCTCACGTCTGTCACGTACATCTCAGGGGTGGATCCGGTCACGGTTCTTACAGCGAGAGCTATTCCGCCAAGATACTGGAAGACATCATCGTTATCGATGAATCCGTAGAGGTTTGAGTTCGTGTGATGGACAGCTGCATCAACTCCTCCAAGATTCGCGCTGTAGACCTCCATCTGCTGCTCTGCTGACAGAGATCTGCCCGAATCAAACCTCCCTCCCCAGATACCGTCGCCGTAGATGCAGGACATCCTGGATATGAAGAGCCTGCCGAGCTCTGAATCGTTCTCCCATCTGTCGCTTGCAGATATTGGTGCGTCGAGGTTGGGGCCGTATGTGCCTGCAGCCTCGAGGAATATCCTGGATCTCGAGAGAAACTCCGCATCCTCTGCGGTGCAGTTTCCAGCCTGGAGAAGCATATCTCTCAGCATCTCAGAGTTCTCCCTGATGTAATTCGGGTACGCTGTGTCTGTATCGTTCGCAGCGAGCCGTATCGCCTTATCGATGAGAACCAGTTTCTCCGGGAAGAGATCCCTGTAGAGGCCGGATGGGACCACAAGGACATCTATCCTGGGCCTGCCAAGTTCCGATAATGGTATCAGCGCGACATCGCTCACTCCGCCGTATGCATCATAAACAGGCCTGGCACCTATGAGCTGGAGTATCTCAGAGTCGACCACTCCATGATCTGTCATCGCCCAGGCCCAGAGGACGACCGCGATCTTTCTCGGGTATGTGCCGTTGTGCTTCATCCTGTACTCCTCAATGAGACCCTCCGCGAGCTTCCTTCCGACCTCCCATGCGGCAGGCGTCGGAACCCTCCTCGGATCCACGGACCTGAAGTTCCTGCCTGTCGGGAGCACCTGCGGATCCCTTATCGGATCATCAGCTGGCGATGGGGGTATGTAGCCACCTCTCAGGGCGTTAGTCGTGTTCGTGAGCTCATTCCCACAGCTCCTCAAACCCTCTGCGTACATTTTCGAGAGGTTCAGGATCTCCGTCAGGTTGGAACTGATCTTTCCGAGGATAAACTCCTGAGCTGACTCTGGAGAGGAGCCGTTTATCAGGACCTCGTACAGGAGAG comes from the Methanothrix sp. genome and includes:
- a CDS encoding DUF2149 domain-containing protein; its protein translation is MRDRTGVLDEIDGDPMEGVANLFDVAMVFAVALLLALVTAYNISELLDPTSSVTVVKNPGEPDMQIIIKNMSSIQILNMTEQLGGGQGIRIGTAYRLKSGQVIYVPENETPPAA
- a CDS encoding MBL fold metallo-hydrolase codes for the protein MDVTLLGTGAGIPQADRAQASILLHDEDLLLIDCGAGALFRLGELGLSPLEIETVLLTHLHLDHVSDLLPLAKARYLLGEPWLKVFGPAGTDQLVRSLHSLYPYLQSIKLEVTEIGAGCRFEICGLDVRTVSAVHSVPALCYRIEGSSTVACSGDTEPSAGVSELAAGSDLLVHECSFPDGFDVTNHTTPTPLGRIVRDVGEIVLTHFYPHCRGLEDEMARTVEGISGIRTRAGRDLMGLKMSG
- a CDS encoding MotA/TolQ/ExbB proton channel family protein translates to MIYETAVSLLYVFSTSLLYPDIIGLLVLFGWSLILLGSLIQEYTSRRRDIGELEEITLRAASLANSGMSKEAAEVLRGYRSPQLSGVLMEMAGSLEGSMLHIRLDKILQDAELDLARRLEPLRIGLRVGPILGLMGTLIPMGPALVSLSKGDVQSMAASLIIAFATTVIGLVVGGICYCSLLIRNRWYHQDLSDVEYAADILRRAMNERPDGRSG
- a CDS encoding DUF2162 domain-containing protein, producing MEVAIALGVVVGLLIFALKAGMGCGLAHLSWRGIMLFASGYLLVATGMGLLIDHLSIDMMAGVIRAGVTMHAILALCLIALGMLTVREWRCSGRDMSRKTFWALSIPCPACMAATFLSCSVLADLLSISPARIGAAVGIILFVTISSVSLLLRRLQGGPGIMGNVMMLLGGFYIISIMLLPSYIQMHEVTVRFAAPEMHSELVPAYLILIMLISLGYVIRKKGVTV
- the hisI gene encoding phosphoribosyl-AMP cyclohydrolase — translated: MGMVEIPDGKLIPAVAQDWKTGEVLMLAYMNSIALSKTLETGVAHYWSRSRGKLWRKGETSGNEQIVKEILIDCDEDAILLKVEQRGGACHTGYRSCFYRTLDGRIVGERVFEPDEVYKR
- a CDS encoding radical SAM protein, with the translated sequence MRYKLCDTPVLKATASVDSGRIRVRADGLLSKLPAISSALSMIDGNIPAFAGESLYISTWLPPVPSRAFDRFVRSQILASLGRRTPDQITISVTEECPNRCRHCALPDTGKHLSLEPEDVQRIIDQALDLGSTLIIFDGGEPCLYRELPELVSCVDDRAVTTMFTSGAGFTEGLARRLRDAGLQAVNVSLDSPVEDEHDAIRGRKGVYREAMNAIRHALNAGLLVDLYVVLRHDNIEHLQRFHDLAREACAHELTFFEVVPTGRCTGSEDIVLDASDLSALERFVSSAPPPRVFSVPAALKRFGCFAGRSWMHVTPSGDVYPCACYPKSYGNALRESLSEIWKRMSDFPYKGINKCPMRSKGPSKDL